In one window of Rhinoderma darwinii isolate aRhiDar2 chromosome 7, aRhiDar2.hap1, whole genome shotgun sequence DNA:
- the LOC142657021 gene encoding DNA damage-regulated autophagy modulator protein 1-like, with translation MFPESVIYTVVFMVMSILGAGVASIQYKFMIIQSEPSEKCYIIGQRILYAMACIGGIGNAMNAIYSAKENPTVHGIGAGLAFFLTATYNLCQAVCLYKRSFSSRQMCHIRMVTTVVTIVALLISIIPYAAAISGSFSNRCSSRCIEILNITGMLGEYMGFSGLAIHQVTHYTDFQRLSLTLSREGVSISMREKTQDPENPE, from the exons ATGTTCCCTGAATCGGTGATCTACACCGTCGTCTTCATGGTGATGTCCATTCTCG GAGCCGGCGTCGCTTCCATCCAGTACAAGTTCATGATCATTCAGTCTGAACCTTCGGAGAAGTGTTATATCATCGGCCAGAGAATCCTCTACGCCATGGCATGCATTGGTGGTATTGGGAACGCCATGAACGCCATATATTCG GCGAAGGAAAATCCTACAGTCCACGGGATCGGCGCAGGATTGGCGTTTTTCCTTACTGCCACTTACAATCTGTGCCAAGCTGTGTGCCTGTACAAGAGATCCTTCAGCAGTCGGCAAATGTGCCACATCAGAATGGTAACAACCGTGGTGACCATTGTGGCACTGCTGATCAGCATCATTCCATATGCTGCAGCAATAAGCGGCTCCTTTTCTAACCGATGTAGCAGTCGCTGTATTGAG ATCTTAAATATAACCGGCATGCTGGGAGAATATATGGGATTCTCCGGCTTGGCAATCCACCAAGTGACACATTATACAGATTTCCAG CGTCTGTCTTTAACATTGTCCAGAGAAGGTGTCTCCATCTCCATGAGGGAAAAGACCCAGGACCCTGAAAACCCTGAATAA